From a single Okeanomitos corallinicola TIOX110 genomic region:
- a CDS encoding heme o synthase, with translation MIETNVSRHHNTFLQVIQSYYQLTKPRIIPLLLITTSGSMWIAAKGQVDPWLLVVTLIGGTLAAASAQTINCIYDRDIDYDMERTRHRPMPSGRVQPRDALIFAIALAVGSFTLLTVFANLLAALLAFSGIVFYVLVYTHWLKRHSTQNIVIGGAAGAIPALVGWAAVTDTLSWAAWLIFAIVFLWTPPHFWALALMIRDDYAKVGIPMLPVVAGDQATVRQIWFYTVITVTATVLLFYPLHTSGVVYVIIALTLGGIFIHKSWRLLQNPEDKTVARELFLYSISYMMLLCLGMVIDSLPFTHNLVSTILSQLHLVS, from the coding sequence ATGATTGAGACTAATGTCTCTCGCCACCACAATACATTTCTCCAAGTAATTCAAAGTTACTACCAGTTGACTAAACCTCGGATTATTCCGTTGTTGTTGATTACAACCTCTGGCAGTATGTGGATTGCTGCTAAAGGACAGGTAGATCCTTGGTTGTTGGTGGTAACGCTGATTGGCGGTACTTTGGCTGCTGCCAGCGCCCAAACAATCAATTGTATCTATGACCGAGATATAGATTATGACATGGAAAGGACGCGCCACCGTCCTATGCCTTCTGGTAGGGTGCAGCCCCGTGATGCTTTAATTTTTGCGATCGCCCTGGCTGTAGGTTCTTTTACTCTCCTGACGGTATTCGCTAACCTTCTGGCTGCACTTTTAGCATTTTCTGGTATCGTTTTTTATGTTTTAGTCTATACTCATTGGCTAAAACGTCACAGCACTCAAAATATCGTCATTGGTGGTGCTGCGGGTGCTATTCCGGCTTTAGTCGGTTGGGCTGCGGTGACTGATACTTTAAGTTGGGCAGCTTGGTTAATTTTTGCCATTGTCTTTTTATGGACTCCCCCTCATTTCTGGGCTTTGGCGTTAATGATTCGGGATGATTACGCTAAGGTGGGGATTCCGATGTTACCTGTGGTTGCTGGTGATCAGGCCACGGTACGCCAAATTTGGTTTTACACTGTCATTACTGTCACTGCTACAGTGTTACTGTTTTATCCTTTGCACACCAGTGGTGTTGTCTATGTGATCATTGCTTTGACTTTGGGCGGGATATTTATCCATAAGTCTTGGCGGTTATTGCAAAACCCAGAAGATAAAACTGTCGCTAGAGAATTGTTTTTATATTCCATCTCTTACATGATGTTGTTGTGTTTGGGAATGGTGATTGATAGTTTACCTTTCACTCATAATTTAGTGAGTACAATTCTGAGTCAGTTACATTTGGTTAGTTAG
- a CDS encoding heme A synthase, producing MNEFVLQQQNEAAAQHNSPKEVIRRLVWKICIATLILMAIGSATRVMNAGLACPDWPLCYGELVPAKQMNLQVFLEWFHRLDAALIGFSAIALAGLSWWHRRVLPHWLPWAATFALFLIIFQGVLGGLTVTQLLRFDIVTAHLGTALLFFITLLVIGTALTPYQGTGTVGKLPWLGLIAAILVYLQSLLGALVGSRWALHQCFAGDQLCGVMYSHIFGLLPPTLAILTIVLISWRIPALHPTLRRLANLAGGLLILQLLLGVATFRLHLQVEPLTVTHQAVGATLLGTLVVFTVLGLRDRTISNSANG from the coding sequence ATGAACGAATTTGTCCTACAACAACAAAATGAAGCGGCAGCCCAACACAACAGCCCCAAGGAAGTTATTCGTCGCTTGGTGTGGAAAATCTGCATAGCTACCTTAATTTTGATGGCTATAGGCAGCGCCACCCGCGTGATGAATGCTGGACTTGCTTGCCCAGACTGGCCGTTGTGTTATGGGGAATTAGTGCCGGCTAAACAAATGAATCTCCAAGTGTTCTTGGAGTGGTTTCACAGATTGGATGCGGCTTTGATTGGTTTTAGTGCGATCGCCCTGGCTGGTTTATCCTGGTGGCATCGTCGAGTTTTACCGCATTGGTTGCCTTGGGCTGCCACTTTTGCCCTATTCTTAATCATTTTTCAAGGTGTGTTAGGAGGGCTGACTGTTACCCAATTGTTGCGGTTTGATATTGTGACTGCCCATTTGGGAACGGCATTATTATTTTTTATCACCCTCCTAGTTATTGGTACGGCACTTACCCCCTATCAGGGAACTGGAACTGTTGGTAAATTACCTTGGCTGGGTTTAATTGCTGCTATTTTGGTTTATCTGCAAAGTCTACTGGGTGCTTTGGTGGGTTCTCGCTGGGCTTTACATCAATGTTTTGCCGGGGATCAATTATGTGGTGTGATGTATAGCCACATTTTTGGTTTGCTACCACCAACGTTAGCTATTTTGACAATTGTATTGATCTCTTGGCGAATTCCAGCACTACATCCAACTTTACGACGACTAGCAAATCTGGCGGGTGGTTTGTTAATTCTCCAGCTACTTTTGGGGGTTGCCACTTTCCGCTTACATCTACAAGTTGAACCTCTCACCGTCACTCACCAAGCTGTAGGTGCTACTTTGTTAGGCACTTTGGTGGTGTTTACGGTTCTAGGATTACGCGACAGAACAATTAGTAATTCTGCTAATGGGTAA
- a CDS encoding Ig-like domain-containing protein: protein MDSTHQNSDHGDNALNGINAIAHNYLSQEILPGTQYALNQFLTSSDFAQDIQLAFGENADIQTAYTAINNLITGSIVPIIEIVPQIQLNGNNGAFAENTNTIYLAQEIINSENFQLAINTFLEETGHFIDSQLNDIDSPGDEGELFANLVQNVFLTPEKIAALKSENDHGQININGQDIDVEFSENPGEFTVNNTGEISINFLADAGSFTSEMGVFSLEGMENLTPGSTEYIQEAADRVLSNSNLGYIVIRDPSEGAKFSGELGESDKNQGDYSGITTYNFTPGDRIGMMLVPQGTVQEVVNNPNIGGNKRPLFSLAAANPNNAVQLGELVSGTFGWEDLRNDGSSDADYNDIIFQIQGVTGSATALNQVINPNRDWTNTPLGQEIITFAQQTNNDDLTPPEITASLFEDTGLNNADNISSNARIIGQLSDSSDIVTFQAKLNNGNLVDILSELNPDGSFDLDEDKLTEINGGQLADGTYQLTLQAEDRFGNLSEEFNLGFSLDTTKPEAPNQLAIVNDSDLITNNNTPTFVGESESGTTVRLFNGQTQIGQAIAVNGVWEITPTTSLSEGVNNLNFNSIDAAGNISDSVDLEIIVDTTAPQINITNPQENAQITNGARLQGSVNETGSQIDKLNYRFGDGSEINVPINDAGEFDIELDLTNLSGQQHLIINAIDIAGNSTETTQTVIINVENSAIQTPGFMLDTMFDSAPIGDSFTTFETVNLVGKTEANATVTLQQTGTSITADAAGNFVFTDVVLTLGDNLFTVAAEDTDGNTSTFTTIINRVEQDNSDVVLDWNGILLNAIYEDKTAPPEASRNMAITQIAVFDAINAITGTYENYYFTGTAPTETSAEAAAVAAAHQVLINLYPEQQDYFDHALTASLAEITDGIAEDNGVTFGRTVADDILLLRSTDGWDNTVTYTPGNEPGEWQPTPPEFADGLLPHWGQVTPFGLTSGNQFRPDGTPDLDSSDYAAEFNQVKDLGSINSTIRTADQTEIAQFWEDGAGTFTPPGHWNQIAQNISAETDNSLVENARVFALLNISLADAGIAAWDAKYHYDFWRPITAIQNADSDNNPDTISDAHWIPLVNTPPFPEYVSGHSTFSGAADVILTELLGNNISFTTNSLGMPGVYREFDNFTDAVNEAGISRIYGGIHFNSANLEGLETGRSVGNYVLDNLLAPINEPVEQLIVMPGEQLKLESQEIFGKNANFALESEETLPIGSLDSDGTLIFEPSPSQIGSYDFTLVARDGEEVTTKEFNLSVVADPETTTRISGVIQNTDQEPLAGVRVKIGEISATTNADGSFILTLISPPDADAALIIEPGQQVDDIVYPSIAEKLPLVLGHDVYENVNNVIDRPIYLPPIDIENAQTIDPNIDQIVTSAAIPGSSVTVFANSLFDQQNQPYTGQLSITEVPTELTPAALPENLLPDLVVTIQPGEMLFTNPAPLSLPNLAGYAPGTEMDLWSINPETGDFDNVGIGRVSADGTVIETIEGGIRNSSWHFFAPPAPTPNNPEDDDRNPDDGCDECKATAPGTSEVELHSGAVIENHNLVPYQSLGISRGISLNYDSERADARPILHFGYNDVPNDSALRLMAELTIKRGDFELEVPGFAGGEFGLNGGEHFWSIPNGGGKIDAALQADLRTFASGRYDYDLTTGLLRLNNNQLNGSTSTTEGKFLHINTVNSAFGSGWGLAGLQEIVVNPDESVIIIDGDGSELLFEKNDDGSYDSPVGDFSTLERLNDGTFRRTMTDQMVYTFNGENLLTKMRDRVGNETEYIYENRRLTKMVDPVGLETIFTYTNNRITEITDPSGRGTELIYDTNGNLTKITDPDGTSRTWEYDADHRMIAEVDKRGNREQTFYDFAGRADRAIRKDGSELDFDPVQVQGLYLPNQTIDPINAPVAFQLGEAASTYTDANGNEIVNILDQAGQIVSSSDEVGLLPTVERNEDNLVTQQTDARGNITSFTYDDNGNVLTIQDSLSFISPGGNALIISEGNNVNAQATAFIDELLQNAGVATTIVNTVPNTLLGFTQVIDIRVEDTFALTESDEALYLEFLQSGGNLLLVGENNNFATRNNSILDFIAAAGGGSLDFVEPAFVQEVLAPFNSPNPIFDGNVTYGGVATGGVTNPGTGQFVTVDNANRGSTLYFDENDLPNALGGKLTVMFDTNFFLSTNDITDNQNLINNIIGFERIDTRFTYDPTFNQLTSMTDELGRQTLYQIDPNNGNLLSINQVVGEVGGDDDIITQFTYTNNGLLDLITDPLGRITDSDYDANGRLVSIIYAKGTTDEAQRQFEYDLVGNQTAIIDENGNRTAFEYDALNRLVKIIEADPDGNGPLTSPITNYSYDADGNLISTTDAVGNVNQNTYDELNRLIENIDELNQKTSYGYDALGNLLSLVDPLGNESENRYDARNRLIETIDPDSGITKFTYDLSNNLTSVTDPVNNQTTFVYDARNRLISETDPLEQSTQYQYNAVDNLIAKTDRNNRRTEFNYDDINRLTQETWLGTDQVINYSYDKASNQTTVNDKFSSLAFTYDNRDRLLSVNNAGTPGFANVALNYTYDKLGNILSVVDTINNIAGGNNSYTYDALNRLTQLTQSGNNVSDKRVDFAYNSLGQYTSINRYANLTGTQLVNGTSYTYDSLNRLTNLNHSNGTNNVAFYNYVYDAASRITQITDIDGITDYTYDNRAQLTGANHSNANNPDESYTYDANGNRITSSIHGNGYVTGEGNRLLSDGTYNYEYDNEGNLTKQTEITTGKVQELTWDYRNRLIAIVDKDAEGNETQRVEFTYDAFNRRIAKAVDTNPQDTTPAVVTQFIYDAQDVLLEFVDSDGAGGNQPVLDTRYLHGAGVDQVLAQESGGNVVWHLTDHLGTVRDLVNNSGAVVNHFVYDSFGQVISESNSAIDTRYLFTGREFDQEIGLYYYRARYYDANTGRFLSEDPIGFAGGDVNLYRYVFNSPVNLNDPSGETAVAAPVIFIPGVGQVILIGVVIIGGAIIISEILDNTNVDSPADTATDAVENLKPPGNCTRQEWYQLQQAVSNAKGATQGKGCRPGMDRATALANAALFEAEAAARDAINTRCFGGGNAGHRIAADNARRAAQNCRNIASQCPV from the coding sequence ATGGATAGCACTCATCAAAATTCGGATCATGGTGATAATGCTCTGAATGGAATTAATGCGATCGCTCACAACTACTTATCTCAAGAAATACTTCCAGGAACTCAGTACGCTCTTAATCAATTTCTGACATCTTCTGATTTTGCACAAGATATACAACTTGCATTTGGTGAGAATGCAGATATACAAACAGCCTACACCGCCATAAATAACCTCATTACAGGCAGCATTGTACCTATTATTGAAATCGTCCCCCAAATACAACTAAATGGTAATAATGGAGCTTTTGCAGAAAATACCAACACTATTTATCTTGCTCAAGAAATCATTAATTCTGAAAACTTCCAACTAGCAATTAATACCTTTTTAGAAGAAACCGGACATTTTATAGACTCGCAATTAAATGATATTGACTCACCTGGAGATGAAGGAGAATTATTTGCCAACTTAGTCCAAAATGTATTCTTAACACCGGAAAAAATAGCCGCATTAAAATCAGAAAATGATCATGGACAAATCAATATTAATGGTCAAGATATTGATGTAGAATTTTCCGAAAATCCTGGAGAATTTACCGTTAATAATACAGGGGAAATATCCATTAACTTCCTAGCTGATGCGGGTAGTTTTACCAGTGAAATGGGTGTATTCAGCTTAGAAGGAATGGAGAACTTAACCCCTGGTTCTACTGAATATATCCAAGAGGCTGCTGATCGAGTGTTAAGTAATTCCAACTTAGGATATATAGTAATTAGAGATCCCAGTGAAGGAGCAAAATTTAGCGGAGAATTAGGAGAAAGTGATAAAAACCAAGGTGATTATTCAGGAATAACAACATATAATTTCACGCCTGGGGATAGAATAGGAATGATGTTAGTTCCCCAAGGAACAGTCCAAGAAGTAGTTAATAATCCTAACATTGGTGGTAATAAAAGACCTTTATTTTCCCTCGCTGCGGCTAACCCCAATAATGCTGTACAATTAGGAGAATTAGTATCAGGAACATTTGGTTGGGAAGATTTAAGAAATGATGGTAGTAGCGACGCAGATTATAATGATATCATCTTCCAAATTCAAGGTGTAACTGGTAGTGCAACAGCATTAAATCAAGTAATTAATCCTAACAGAGATTGGACTAATACCCCATTAGGACAGGAAATTATTACCTTTGCACAACAAACAAATAATGATGATTTAACACCACCAGAAATTACTGCTTCCTTATTTGAGGATACAGGTTTAAATAATGCGGATAATATTAGTAGTAATGCTAGAATTATTGGACAATTAAGTGATTCTAGTGATATTGTTACCTTCCAAGCTAAATTAAATAATGGTAATTTAGTAGATATTTTATCTGAATTAAACCCTGATGGTAGTTTTGATTTAGATGAGGATAAACTTACCGAAATTAATGGTGGACAATTAGCTGATGGAACTTATCAACTAACTTTACAAGCTGAAGATAGATTTGGTAATCTTTCCGAAGAATTTAATTTAGGATTTAGCTTAGATACCACAAAACCAGAAGCACCAAATCAATTAGCAATTGTAAATGACAGTGATTTAATTACTAATAATAATACTCCCACTTTTGTTGGTGAAAGTGAAAGTGGAACAACAGTTAGATTATTTAATGGACAAACACAAATCGGACAAGCAATTGCAGTTAATGGAGTTTGGGAAATTACACCTACAACTTCTCTCAGTGAAGGGGTAAACAATTTAAACTTTAATAGCATTGATGCAGCTGGAAATATTAGCGATAGTGTAGATTTAGAAATTATTGTTGATACTACTGCACCACAAATTAATATTACCAATCCCCAAGAGAATGCACAAATTACCAATGGTGCAAGATTACAAGGAAGTGTGAATGAAACAGGTTCTCAGATAGATAAATTAAATTATCGTTTTGGTGACGGTAGTGAAATTAATGTACCGATAAATGATGCAGGTGAATTTGATATTGAATTGGATTTAACCAATTTATCAGGACAGCAACATCTGATTATTAATGCAATTGATATAGCAGGAAATAGTACAGAAACAACCCAAACTGTCATCATTAATGTAGAGAATTCAGCAATTCAAACACCAGGCTTTATGCTGGATACAATGTTTGATTCTGCACCTATAGGTGATTCTTTTACAACTTTTGAAACAGTCAATCTTGTTGGTAAAACAGAAGCAAATGCTACCGTAACTTTACAACAAACAGGAACATCAATTACCGCTGATGCTGCGGGTAATTTTGTATTTACCGATGTGGTATTAACATTAGGTGATAATTTATTCACTGTTGCAGCAGAAGATACAGATGGAAATACCAGCACATTTACCACAATTATCAATCGAGTTGAACAAGATAACAGTGATGTAGTTTTAGATTGGAATGGGATTTTATTAAATGCTATTTACGAAGATAAGACAGCACCACCAGAAGCTTCTCGAAATATGGCAATTACACAAATTGCTGTATTTGATGCTATCAATGCAATTACTGGAACTTACGAAAACTATTACTTCACAGGTACAGCACCAACAGAAACATCAGCAGAAGCAGCAGCAGTAGCAGCAGCACATCAAGTTTTAATTAATCTTTATCCTGAACAACAAGACTATTTTGATCATGCTTTAACCGCTTCTTTAGCAGAAATTACTGATGGAATAGCAGAAGATAATGGAGTTACATTTGGACGTACCGTAGCTGATGATATCTTATTATTAAGAAGTACAGATGGTTGGGATAATACTGTTACTTATACACCAGGAAATGAACCCGGAGAATGGCAACCAACTCCCCCAGAATTTGCTGATGGTTTATTACCACATTGGGGACAAGTAACACCATTTGGGTTAACCAGTGGTAATCAATTCCGTCCTGATGGAACACCAGATTTAGACAGTAGTGATTATGCAGCCGAATTTAACCAAGTTAAAGATTTAGGTAGTATTAATAGTACCATCAGAACCGCAGACCAAACAGAAATTGCTCAATTCTGGGAAGATGGTGCAGGTACATTTACACCTCCTGGACATTGGAATCAAATCGCCCAAAATATCAGCGCGGAAACAGATAATTCCTTAGTAGAAAATGCTCGTGTATTTGCATTATTAAATATCTCCTTGGCTGATGCGGGAATTGCGGCTTGGGATGCTAAATATCATTATGATTTCTGGCGACCAATCACTGCTATTCAAAATGCAGATAGTGATAATAATCCCGATACAATTAGTGATGCTCATTGGATACCTTTAGTTAATACTCCCCCATTCCCAGAGTATGTTTCTGGACATAGTACATTTAGCGGTGCTGCGGATGTTATCTTAACAGAATTGTTGGGTAATAATATCAGCTTTACTACTAATTCTTTAGGAATGCCTGGAGTTTATCGGGAATTTGATAATTTCACAGATGCAGTTAATGAAGCAGGAATTAGTCGTATTTATGGAGGTATTCATTTTAATTCGGCTAATTTGGAAGGTTTGGAAACTGGTAGAAGTGTGGGTAATTATGTTCTGGATAATTTGTTAGCACCAATTAATGAACCAGTAGAACAATTAATTGTCATGCCAGGAGAACAGTTAAAACTGGAATCTCAGGAAATATTTGGTAAAAATGCTAATTTTGCCCTTGAAAGTGAAGAAACCCTACCTATAGGCAGTTTAGACAGCGATGGAACATTAATTTTTGAACCATCTCCCTCACAAATCGGCAGTTACGATTTTACCTTAGTTGCTAGAGATGGCGAAGAAGTTACAACTAAAGAATTTAATTTATCTGTTGTTGCTGATCCAGAAACAACTACCAGAATTAGCGGTGTAATTCAAAATACTGACCAAGAACCTTTAGCGGGAGTAAGAGTTAAAATCGGTGAGATTTCTGCTACCACAAATGCAGATGGTTCATTTATTTTGACATTGATTTCACCACCAGATGCGGATGCAGCATTGATCATTGAACCAGGTCAACAAGTTGATGATATTGTGTATCCATCTATTGCCGAAAAATTACCTTTAGTGTTGGGACATGATGTTTATGAAAATGTAAATAATGTTATTGATCGTCCCATTTATTTACCACCAATTGATATTGAAAACGCTCAAACAATTGATCCTAATATTGACCAAATTGTTACCAGTGCAGCTATACCAGGTTCATCTGTAACTGTTTTTGCTAATAGTTTATTTGATCAACAAAATCAACCCTATACAGGACAATTAAGCATTACTGAAGTTCCTACAGAATTGACTCCTGCTGCATTACCAGAAAATTTGCTTCCTGATTTGGTAGTAACGATTCAACCAGGGGAAATGCTATTTACTAATCCTGCACCTTTGAGTTTACCAAATCTTGCTGGATATGCACCGGGTACAGAAATGGATTTATGGTCTATTAATCCGGAAACAGGAGATTTTGATAATGTGGGTATAGGACGAGTTAGCGCTGATGGAACTGTCATTGAAACTATAGAAGGTGGTATTCGGAATAGTAGTTGGCATTTCTTCGCACCACCCGCACCAACTCCAAATAACCCTGAAGATGATGATCGTAACCCGGATGATGGTTGTGATGAATGTAAAGCTACAGCACCAGGAACTTCAGAAGTAGAATTACACTCAGGTGCGGTGATAGAGAACCATAATTTAGTACCTTATCAATCTTTAGGAATTAGTCGCGGTATCAGTTTAAATTATGATTCTGAAAGGGCAGATGCTAGACCAATTTTGCATTTTGGTTATAACGATGTACCGAATGATTCTGCCCTGAGATTGATGGCTGAGTTAACAATTAAACGGGGTGATTTTGAGTTAGAAGTACCGGGTTTTGCTGGTGGTGAATTTGGATTAAATGGTGGTGAACATTTCTGGTCAATTCCTAATGGTGGTGGCAAGATTGATGCGGCCTTGCAAGCCGATTTACGAACTTTCGCTTCTGGTCGTTATGATTATGATTTGACTACTGGTTTATTGCGTTTAAATAATAATCAGTTGAATGGGTCAACTTCTACCACTGAGGGTAAATTCCTACATATTAATACTGTAAATAGTGCCTTTGGTAGTGGTTGGGGATTAGCTGGTTTACAGGAAATTGTTGTTAATCCTGATGAGTCGGTAATTATCATTGATGGTGATGGTAGCGAGTTATTGTTTGAAAAGAATGATGATGGTAGTTATGATTCACCAGTTGGCGATTTTTCAACCTTAGAACGTTTAAATGATGGTACTTTCCGACGTACGATGACAGATCAGATGGTTTATACCTTCAATGGGGAAAATCTGTTAACAAAAATGCGCGATCGCGTCGGGAATGAAACCGAATACATCTATGAAAATCGTCGTTTGACTAAGATGGTTGATCCGGTAGGTTTAGAAACTATCTTTACCTACACCAATAATAGAATTACAGAAATAACAGATCCCTCTGGTCGTGGCACTGAATTAATTTATGATACTAATGGTAATTTAACCAAAATTACTGACCCTGATGGTACAAGTCGCACTTGGGAATATGACGCAGACCATCGTATGATTGCTGAAGTTGATAAGCGAGGAAATCGAGAACAGACATTCTATGATTTTGCTGGAAGAGCAGATAGAGCAATTCGTAAAGATGGTTCAGAATTAGATTTTGATCCTGTACAAGTGCAAGGTTTATATTTACCAAATCAAACTATTGATCCAATAAATGCACCTGTCGCTTTCCAATTAGGAGAAGCTGCATCTACCTATACAGATGCGAATGGTAATGAGATTGTTAATATTTTAGATCAGGCTGGACAGATAGTTTCTTCCTCTGATGAAGTTGGTTTATTACCTACTGTGGAGCGGAATGAGGATAATCTGGTTACTCAACAAACTGATGCGAGGGGTAATATTACCTCATTTACCTATGATGATAATGGCAATGTGCTGACTATTCAAGATTCTCTCTCATTTATTTCTCCTGGAGGCAATGCTTTAATTATCAGTGAAGGTAATAATGTAAATGCTCAGGCAACTGCATTTATTGATGAATTACTTCAAAATGCTGGCGTTGCAACCACGATTGTTAATACAGTACCAAATACCTTACTTGGATTCACTCAAGTTATAGATATTCGGGTTGAAGATACATTTGCATTGACAGAATCAGATGAAGCACTGTATTTAGAATTTCTACAATCAGGAGGTAATTTATTATTAGTAGGTGAAAACAACAACTTTGCTACTCGCAATAATTCAATTTTAGACTTTATCGCAGCAGCAGGTGGTGGTTCACTTGATTTTGTTGAACCTGCTTTTGTGCAAGAAGTTTTAGCACCATTTAACAGCCCTAATCCTATTTTTGATGGTAATGTTACTTATGGTGGGGTAGCAACTGGGGGTGTGACCAATCCAGGAACAGGCCAATTTGTCACAGTAGATAATGCAAATCGAGGTAGTACACTCTACTTTGATGAAAATGATCTTCCAAACGCTCTGGGTGGAAAATTAACTGTTATGTTTGACACTAATTTCTTCCTCAGCACAAATGATATTACAGACAACCAAAACTTAATTAACAACATAATTGGTTTTGAACGGATAGATACTCGTTTCACATACGATCCAACTTTTAACCAACTCACCAGCATGACTGATGAACTCGGTCGTCAAACTCTTTATCAAATTGACCCCAATAACGGCAATCTTTTATCTATCAATCAAGTAGTTGGTGAAGTTGGTGGAGATGATGATATTATTACCCAATTTACCTATACAAATAACGGATTACTTGACCTCATTACTGACCCTCTAGGACGCATTACTGATAGTGACTATGATGCGAATGGTCGTTTAGTTTCCATCATCTACGCCAAGGGAACAACAGATGAAGCACAACGCCAATTTGAATATGATTTAGTAGGAAATCAAACGGCAATTATTGATGAAAATGGTAATCGCACTGCATTTGAATATGATGCACTTAATCGGTTAGTTAAAATTATTGAAGCTGATCCCGATGGCAATGGTCCTTTAACTTCTCCCATTACTAACTATAGCTATGATGCTGATGGGAATTTGATATCAACTACCGATGCTGTAGGTAATGTGAATCAAAATACCTACGATGAATTGAATCGGTTGATTGAAAATATTGATGAACTCAACCAAAAAACTAGCTATGGTTATGATGCTTTGGGTAATTTGCTTTCACTAGTTGATCCTTTAGGGAATGAATCTGAGAATAGATATGATGCTCGGAATCGTTTGATTGAGACGATTGATCCTGATAGTGGGATTACTAAATTCACTTATGATCTGAGTAATAATCTCACATCTGTTACAGACCCGGTAAATAATCAAACTACCTTTGTTTATGATGCCCGAAATCGCCTCATCAGCGAAACAGATCCTTTAGAACAATCTACTCAATATCAGTATAATGCGGTTGATAATTTGATTGCGAAAACTGACCGCAATAATCGCCGGACTGAGTTTAATTATGATGACATCAATCGTCTAACTCAGGAAACATGGCTAGGAACTGATCAGGTAATTAATTACAGCTATGATAAAGCTAGTAACCAAACTACGGTTAATGATAAATTTAGTTCCTTAGCATTTACTTATGATAATCGAGATCGTTTATTGTCTGTAAATAATGCTGGTACTCCCGGTTTTGCAAATGTTGCCCTTAACTACACCTACGATAAATTAGGCAATATTCTCTCAGTTGTTGACACCATTAATAATATTGCAGGTGGCAATAATTCCTACACTTATGATGCTTTAAATCGCCTCACTCAACTAACTCAATCTGGTAATAATGTCAGCGATAAAAGAGTTGATTTTGCTTACAATTCCCTGGGACAATATACATCAATTAATCGCTATGCTAACCTCACCGGAACTCAGTTAGTTAATGGTACAAGCTACACCTATGATTCTCTCAATCGTCTCACCAATTTAAACCACAGTAACGGTACAAATAATGTCGCCTTCTACAACTATGTTTATGACGCGGCAAGTCGCATTACTCAGATTACCGATATTGATGGAATAACAGATTATACCTACGATAATCGCGCTCAGTTAACAGGTGCTAACCACAGCAATGCTAACAACCCAGATGAATCTTACACCTACGATGCAAATGGCAACCGAATCACTTCTAGTATTCACGGTAATGGCTATGTAACAGGTGAAGGCAACCGCTTACTGTCTGATGGTACATATAATTACGAGTACGACAATGAAGGGAATTTAACCAAGCAGACAGAAATTACTACTGGTAAGGTGCAAGAGTTGACCTGGGATTATCGTAACCGCTTGATAGCTATTGTTGATAAGGATGCTGAAGGTAACGAGACGCAACGGGTTGAGTTCACCTATGATGCTTTCAACCGCCGCATTGCTAAAGCTGTAGATACCAACCCTCAAGATACAACTCCCGCAGTGGTGACACAGTTTATTTATGATGCACAGGATGTACTGTTAGAGTTTGTAGATAGTGATGGTGCTGGTGGAAATCAGCCTGTTTTAGATACACGCTATCTGCATGGTGCGGGTGTTGATCAGGTTTTGGCGCAGGAAAGTGGTGGTAATGTAGTCTGGCATTTAACAGACCATTTGGGAACGGTTCGAGATTTGGTGAATAATAGCGGTGCGGTGGTGAATCATTTTGTTTATGATTCCTTTGGTCAGGTAATTTCTGAAAGTAATTCCGCTATTGATACTCGTTATCTGTTTACGGGAAGAGAGTTTGATCAGGAGATTGGGCTTTATTATTACAGAGCGCGGTATTATGATGCGAATACGGGACGGTTTTTGAGTGAAGATCCGATTGGGTTTGCAGGGGGAGATGTCAACTTATACAGGTATGTGTTTAACAGTCCAGTTAATCTTAATGATCCTTCAGGAGAAACAGCAGTAGCAGCACCTGTAATTTTTATTCCTGGTGTTGGTCAAGTTATTCTCATTGGTGTTGTAATAATTGGTGGCGCAATTATTATTTCAGAAATTCTTGATAATACTAATGTTGACTCACCAGCCGATACAGCTACAGATGCAGTTGAAAACCTAAAACCACCCGGTAATTGCACCAGACAAGAATGGTATCAGTTGCAACAAGCAGTTAGCAATGCTAAAGGTGCGACTCAAGGAAAAGGCTGTAGACCTGGGATGGATCGAGCAACTGCATTAGCTAATGCAGCTTTATTTGAAGCTGAAGCAGCAGCCAGAGATGCTATAAATACAAGATGTTTCGGAGGAGGTAATGCAGGTCATAGAATAGCCGCTGATAATGCACGTCGCGCTGCACAGAACTGTCGGAATATCGCTTCTCAATGTCCAGTATGA